One Vespula pensylvanica isolate Volc-1 chromosome 3, ASM1446617v1, whole genome shotgun sequence DNA window includes the following coding sequences:
- the LOC122627983 gene encoding uncharacterized protein LOC122627983 yields MGQVMGEMPTTMAGLKEERDRILHWSGEILAKVSDNVHSEDTFLMDYTDEKLNQKVKVWIDKGTAQVNAALGKIPNISQECKNTTLAKIEKLKEEFSSKIRKEYESAYSEIQKFTKKVDKFGGEERKIHEAIQQIEKEAGGDIAKFQKKLGPLRLKVFKNLEAGEKFQFEDKRLKDTFTKKVHEIDSKLASECDKKIEKIIKEVEKCMPK; encoded by the exons atgGGTCAAGTAATGGGTGAAATGCCAACGACGATGGCAGGATTAAAGGAAGAACGCGATCGCATTCTTCATTGGAGTGGAGAAATATTAGCTAAGGTTAGCGATAATGTTCATAGTGAAGATACATTTCTGATGGATTATACCGATGAAAAACTTAATCAAAAAGTCAAAGTTTGGATTGATAAAGGAACTGCTCAGGTTAACGCAGCTTTGGGTAAAATTCCGAATATTAGCCAGGAATGTAAAAATACTACCTTGGCAAAGATAGAGAAG cttaaagaagaattttcatcgaaaataagGAAGGAATACGAATCGGCATATTccgaaatacaaaaatttacaaaaaaagttGACAAATTCGGCggcgaggaaagaaaaatacacgaAGCGATAcaacagatagaaaaagaggctGGAGGTGATATAGCTAAATTTCAGAAGAAACTTGGACCATTAAGATTGAAAGTCTTTAAAAATTTAGAGGCAggtgaaaaatttcaattcgaaGATAAACGTTTGAAAGATACTTTCACGAAGAAG GTTCACGAAATAGACAGTAAATTGGCAAGTGAATGCgacaaaaaaattgaaaagatcaTCAAGGAAGTTGAAAAATGTATGccgaagtaa